In Methylomonas sp. ZR1, one DNA window encodes the following:
- the cobT gene encoding nicotinate-nucleotide--dimethylbenzimidazole phosphoribosyltransferase: MNSLSAPIAAPDAAYYQQALSRQAQLTKPPGSLGLLEDCAVRLAAMQRRAMPKLEKIHISVFAADHGIAEEGVSAFPQVVTMEMVKNFAAGGAAVNVLARHVDAYFEVVDVGLLQPMALPNVISHRAGAGTANFSRTAAMNDEQLTIALAAGRAAVERAVANGADLFIGGEMGIANTTSASALAAASLRIPAAEITGAGTGLNAGQIDHKAGVIDSALQHHQAALQTPLDILKTLGGFEIAALTAAYISAAQQGLPVLIDGFISSVAALLAVGINPGCVDWFFYGHCSAEKGHARILQALNAQPLLNLQMRLGEGSGAVLAVPLLQMACRLHNEMATFSQAQVSTA, translated from the coding sequence ATGAACAGTTTATCCGCGCCGATTGCCGCGCCTGATGCCGCTTATTACCAACAAGCTTTAAGCAGGCAAGCGCAATTAACCAAGCCGCCCGGCTCCCTAGGGTTGCTGGAGGATTGCGCGGTCAGGTTGGCGGCGATGCAGCGCCGGGCAATGCCTAAACTGGAAAAAATCCATATCAGCGTATTTGCCGCCGATCACGGCATTGCCGAGGAAGGCGTCTCGGCATTTCCGCAAGTGGTAACGATGGAAATGGTCAAAAACTTCGCGGCCGGCGGTGCCGCGGTGAATGTGCTGGCCCGGCATGTCGATGCCTATTTCGAAGTCGTCGATGTCGGTCTATTGCAGCCAATGGCCTTACCCAATGTAATCAGCCATCGAGCCGGTGCCGGCACCGCCAATTTCTCCCGGACAGCGGCGATGAACGACGAACAGTTAACTATCGCCTTGGCCGCCGGCCGGGCTGCCGTCGAGCGGGCGGTGGCGAACGGCGCCGATTTGTTTATCGGCGGGGAAATGGGCATCGCCAATACCACCAGCGCCAGCGCTTTGGCGGCCGCCAGTTTGCGGATACCGGCCGCCGAGATTACCGGTGCCGGCACCGGTTTGAACGCTGGACAAATCGACCACAAAGCCGGTGTTATCGACTCGGCCTTGCAGCACCACCAAGCTGCTTTGCAGACGCCTTTGGATATTTTAAAAACCTTGGGCGGTTTTGAAATCGCCGCTCTCACCGCAGCCTATATCAGCGCCGCCCAGCAAGGTTTGCCGGTGTTGATAGATGGCTTTATCAGCAGTGTCGCGGCGTTGCTGGCGGTGGGAATCAATCCCGGCTGCGTGGACTGGTTTTTTTACGGCCATTGTTCTGCGGAAAAAGGCCATGCCCGCATCCTGCAAGCCTTGAACGCTCAGCCGTTGTTGAATCTACAGATGCGCCTGGGCGAGGGTAGCGGCGCGGTGTTGGCGGTACCCTTACTGCAAATGGCCTGTCGTTTACACAATGAAATGGCCACATTCAGTCAAGCGCAAGTCTCTACTGCCTGA
- a CDS encoding TM2 domain-containing protein produces the protein MLGHIESYDERCQTGVIKYEGQFYEFHLDQWTSEAPPKVGDDVDFDHDEDKVTDVSLVGAYLMEAKPVKSKLVAALLGIAFGAIGLHRIYLGFYFLGFTQAVVTLVTGGFGVMWGFIEGVLIATGHIYKDAKGRHLK, from the coding sequence ATGCTAGGACACATAGAAAGTTACGATGAAAGATGCCAGACCGGCGTGATCAAATACGAAGGTCAATTCTACGAATTCCACCTGGATCAATGGACATCGGAAGCGCCGCCCAAAGTCGGCGACGATGTAGATTTCGATCACGACGAAGATAAAGTCACCGACGTCAGCCTGGTCGGCGCATATTTGATGGAAGCCAAGCCAGTCAAAAGCAAGTTGGTCGCGGCTTTGTTGGGGATTGCGTTCGGCGCGATCGGCTTGCATCGCATTTATCTGGGCTTCTATTTCCTCGGCTTCACCCAAGCCGTAGTCACGCTGGTTACCGGCGGTTTTGGCGTCATGTGGGGCTTCATCGAAGGCGTGTTGATTGCAACCGGCCATATCTACAAAGATGCCAAGGGACGTCATCTTAAATAA